A genomic window from Sulfurospirillum diekertiae includes:
- a CDS encoding F0F1 ATP synthase subunit C: MKKILFLMVAFATLAFAGEGETVKAYSALAVGIVLGLAALGGAIGMGNTASSAISGTARNPGLGGKLVTTMFIALAMIEAQVIYALVISLILLYKNPFLG, from the coding sequence TTGAAAAAGATTCTTTTTTTAATGGTAGCATTTGCAACGTTAGCGTTTGCAGGTGAGGGCGAAACAGTTAAAGCTTACTCAGCACTTGCTGTAGGTATCGTACTTGGTCTTGCTGCACTTGGTGGCGCAATCGGTATGGGTAACACTGCTTCTTCAGCAATTTCTGGAACAGCAAGAAATCCTGGTCTTGGTGGTAAACTTGTAACAACAATGTTTATTGCACTTGCGATGATCGAAGCACAAGTTATTTATGCACTTGTTATCTCTTTGATCCTTCTTTACAAAAACCCATTTCTTGGTTAA
- a CDS encoding biotin/lipoyl-containing protein, producing MAKKYIDVMDTTFRDGFQSVFGGRVLMDDFLPAVAAARDAGINHFEFGGGARFQSLYFYLNEDAFEMMDRFRAIAGPDANLQTLARGVNTVMLDTGNRELIDLHAKMFRKHSTTTIRNFDALNDVENLKYSGERIVHHGLKHEIVVTMMDLPPKCVGAHDVAFYEKTLRTILDSGIPYHSVCFKDASGTSSPQKVYETIKMAKKLLPEGMHVRLHTHETAGVSVACYLAALEAGVDGIDLAAAPVSGGTSQPDILTMLHAVKGKNYDLGGLELEKILTYEDVLQDCLKDYFMPPEAVQVSPLIPFSPMPGGALTANTQMLRDNNILHKFPEVIKAMREVVEKGGYGTSVTPVSQFYFQQAFNNVMFGPWTKIAEGYGKMVLGYFGKTPVAPNAKVVALASKQLKLEPTKKNALDLADEDESKSLTTVKQLLEKEGLKATEENIFIAASCKDKGIAFLKGEAKVNVRKIGKADKEKVLCNASEDYTVIVNGQKYNVKPSDKQDAFVINGQEYFIEIEEGCSAESGNAALIPSNNAEVRAGIPGSIFKVLVNVGDKVTKGQPVIVIEAMKMEIEVPATIDGIVSSVRVNQGDVIVNNQLLVTL from the coding sequence ATGGCGAAAAAATACATCGATGTGATGGATACGACGTTTAGAGATGGGTTCCAGTCAGTTTTTGGTGGACGTGTACTTATGGATGACTTTCTACCTGCAGTAGCAGCAGCAAGAGATGCAGGTATTAACCATTTTGAATTTGGTGGCGGGGCACGTTTCCAAAGTCTTTATTTCTATTTAAATGAAGATGCCTTTGAAATGATGGATAGATTCCGTGCTATTGCAGGCCCTGATGCGAACCTTCAAACACTCGCTCGAGGTGTTAATACTGTTATGCTTGACACCGGTAATCGTGAACTGATTGATTTACATGCTAAAATGTTTCGAAAACACAGTACAACAACGATTCGCAACTTTGATGCACTGAACGATGTCGAAAACCTCAAATACAGTGGTGAGCGTATTGTACATCATGGTCTTAAACATGAAATCGTTGTCACTATGATGGATCTTCCTCCCAAATGTGTTGGTGCTCATGATGTTGCTTTTTATGAAAAAACACTGAGAACAATTTTGGATTCTGGCATCCCATACCACAGCGTTTGTTTCAAAGATGCCAGTGGTACGTCAAGTCCTCAAAAAGTTTATGAGACCATAAAAATGGCCAAAAAACTCTTACCTGAAGGCATGCATGTAAGACTTCATACACATGAAACAGCAGGTGTCAGTGTTGCGTGTTATTTAGCTGCTCTTGAAGCGGGCGTGGATGGTATTGATCTTGCCGCTGCTCCTGTGAGTGGAGGTACAAGCCAGCCAGATATTCTAACGATGCTTCATGCGGTCAAAGGTAAAAATTATGATCTTGGTGGATTAGAGCTTGAAAAAATTCTTACCTACGAGGATGTTTTGCAAGATTGTTTAAAAGATTATTTTATGCCACCAGAAGCGGTGCAAGTCTCTCCTTTAATTCCTTTCTCTCCAATGCCAGGCGGTGCGTTAACTGCTAATACTCAAATGCTTCGTGATAATAATATTCTTCATAAATTTCCAGAAGTGATTAAAGCCATGCGTGAGGTTGTTGAAAAAGGTGGATATGGTACAAGCGTTACGCCTGTATCACAATTTTATTTCCAACAAGCATTTAATAATGTCATGTTTGGACCATGGACAAAAATTGCTGAAGGCTATGGCAAAATGGTTCTTGGTTATTTTGGAAAAACTCCAGTTGCACCTAATGCAAAAGTTGTTGCGCTTGCTAGTAAACAATTAAAACTTGAACCAACGAAGAAAAATGCGCTTGATCTTGCGGATGAAGATGAGAGTAAATCGTTAACAACGGTTAAGCAACTTTTGGAAAAAGAAGGATTAAAAGCGACGGAAGAAAATATCTTTATTGCTGCTTCATGTAAAGATAAAGGTATTGCTTTCTTAAAAGGCGAAGCAAAAGTCAATGTTCGTAAAATTGGCAAAGCTGATAAAGAAAAAGTCCTTTGCAATGCTTCTGAGGATTATACCGTTATTGTTAATGGTCAAAAATACAATGTTAAGCCATCTGATAAACAAGATGCATTTGTTATTAACGGACAAGAATATTTCATTGAAATTGAAGAAGGATGTAGTGCAGAGTCTGGTAACGCCGCACTTATCCCTTCTAATAATGCTGAAGTGAGAGCTGGAATACCTGGTTCTATTTTTAAAGTTTTGGTTAATGTCGGGGATAAAGTGACTAAAGGACAACCCGTCATCGTTATAGAAGCGATGAAAATGGAAATTGAAGTTCCCGCAACCATTGATGGTATTGTGAGTAGTGTTCGTGTTAATCAAGGTGATGTTATTGTTAATAATCAGCTCCTTGTTACGCTATAA
- a CDS encoding polyribonucleotide nucleotidyltransferase translates to MEYKITVNNQEEIYDIGKVAKQAAGAALLKIKNTVILATVARDDSQVSENFVPLTVQYVEKTYAVGKIPGGYFKRETKPGDFETLTSRIIDRSLRPLFPKGYAYPTQIVVFVLSCDPEVDLQVAALNAASAALYLSDIPVNKAVAGVRIGYIDGKYVVNPSNSALKTSTLDLYVAGTKEELLMIEMRSIASMESMNLPIMAIDPMLDPTLAESVITKQSINEFNEDAIIEAIDKAQSAITEATSAYEQTFTPLKKEDAELDYKEDLENDSIFAYIDEFYKQDVHNAINQMAKSERANELSKIVTKILSDEVAILEGWSKELVNSVINAYKKKIVREMIIEKRVRADGRKLNEIRPISIETNILPLAHGSCLFTRGQTQALAVVTLGNDKDAQMYDLLTEKNTINDTFMVNYNFPGFSVGEASPLRSPGRRELGHGNLARRALEPVLDINRLQTIRLVSEILESNGSSSMATICGGVLALKAAGINIEKLVAGIAMGLIFEGDKHAVLSDIMGLEDHDGDMDFKVAGTRDGITALQMDIKLGGISRDVLKEALYQAKEGRAHILGLMEAASQEIIVNNSILPKLELFSVDPSKIVDIIGQAGKTIREIIEKFEVSIDLDREKGEVKIAGENKEKVEAAKEHIIQITNKPSFGGRGGGRDRGGDRHSAPREEKPVPTFVQDEVVDGVVKRIVDFGAFIELPGGIDGLLHVSKIADHRVDKVSDYLALEQKVRVKILKQTGNKIELGLER, encoded by the coding sequence GTGGAATATAAAATTACCGTTAATAATCAAGAAGAGATTTACGATATTGGTAAAGTTGCAAAACAAGCAGCAGGTGCTGCATTATTGAAAATTAAAAACACTGTTATTTTAGCAACAGTTGCAAGAGACGACAGTCAAGTTTCAGAAAATTTTGTACCATTGACCGTACAATATGTTGAAAAAACCTATGCTGTTGGGAAGATTCCCGGTGGTTATTTTAAACGAGAAACAAAGCCTGGTGATTTTGAAACACTTACTTCACGCATTATTGATCGAAGTCTTCGCCCTCTTTTTCCTAAAGGATATGCTTATCCAACCCAAATTGTTGTTTTTGTCTTAAGCTGTGATCCTGAAGTTGATCTTCAAGTAGCTGCACTTAATGCTGCTAGTGCGGCACTCTATCTCTCTGATATTCCTGTGAATAAAGCAGTTGCTGGTGTACGCATAGGATATATTGATGGAAAATATGTTGTTAATCCTTCTAATTCAGCTTTAAAAACAAGCACTTTGGATCTTTACGTCGCAGGTACAAAAGAAGAACTTTTAATGATTGAAATGCGCTCTATTGCATCAATGGAAAGTATGAATCTTCCAATCATGGCCATTGATCCAATGCTTGATCCTACATTAGCAGAAAGTGTTATTACAAAGCAATCGATTAATGAATTTAATGAAGATGCCATTATAGAAGCAATTGACAAAGCTCAAAGTGCCATTACTGAGGCAACAAGTGCGTATGAACAAACGTTTACACCTTTGAAAAAAGAAGACGCGGAGCTTGATTATAAAGAAGATTTAGAAAATGATTCTATCTTTGCCTATATTGATGAATTTTATAAGCAAGACGTGCATAATGCCATCAATCAAATGGCAAAAAGTGAGCGAGCTAATGAGCTTAGTAAAATTGTAACTAAAATTTTAAGTGATGAAGTTGCCATTTTAGAGGGCTGGAGTAAAGAGCTTGTCAATAGTGTGATCAACGCGTATAAAAAGAAAATTGTAAGAGAAATGATTATTGAAAAACGTGTTCGTGCTGATGGTAGAAAGCTGAATGAGATTCGACCGATAAGTATTGAGACCAATATTTTACCATTGGCGCATGGATCATGTCTGTTTACCCGTGGACAAACGCAAGCCTTAGCTGTCGTGACATTGGGTAACGATAAAGATGCACAAATGTATGATCTTTTGACTGAAAAAAATACAATTAATGACACCTTTATGGTGAATTATAATTTCCCTGGATTTTCTGTAGGCGAAGCTTCTCCTCTTCGTTCACCAGGTCGTAGAGAGTTAGGTCATGGTAATCTCGCACGTCGTGCATTAGAGCCAGTTCTTGATATAAATCGACTACAAACGATTCGACTTGTGTCTGAAATTTTGGAGTCAAATGGTTCGTCTTCAATGGCAACCATTTGTGGTGGAGTATTAGCACTTAAAGCGGCAGGGATTAATATTGAAAAACTCGTTGCAGGTATTGCAATGGGACTTATTTTTGAAGGCGATAAACATGCAGTTTTAAGTGATATCATGGGCTTAGAAGACCATGATGGTGATATGGACTTTAAAGTTGCAGGAACAAGAGACGGTATAACTGCGCTACAAATGGATATTAAACTAGGCGGTATTTCACGTGATGTTCTTAAAGAGGCATTATACCAAGCGAAAGAAGGAAGAGCCCATATTTTAGGATTAATGGAAGCGGCAAGTCAAGAGATTATTGTTAACAATTCTATTTTGCCAAAACTTGAACTTTTTAGTGTTGATCCATCAAAAATTGTGGATATTATTGGACAAGCTGGAAAAACTATTCGAGAAATTATTGAGAAGTTTGAAGTCTCTATTGATCTTGATCGAGAAAAAGGTGAAGTTAAAATCGCAGGTGAGAACAAAGAAAAAGTTGAAGCTGCCAAAGAGCATATCATTCAAATTACCAATAAGCCTTCCTTTGGTGGACGTGGTGGCGGAAGAGATAGAGGAGGGGACAGACACAGTGCCCCTAGAGAAGAGAAGCCAGTTCCTACATTTGTGCAAGATGAAGTGGTAGATGGTGTTGTCAAACGTATTGTTGATTTTGGTGCATTTATTGAACTCCCTGGTGGCATTGATGGTCTCCTTCATGTCTCTAAAATTGCCGATCACCGTGTTGATAAAGTCAGTGATTATCTCGCTTTGGAGCAAAAAGTACGTGTCAAAATCTTGAAGCAAACGGGGAATAAGATCGAGTTAGGGCTAGAGCGCTAA